A genome region from Terriglobales bacterium includes the following:
- a CDS encoding DUF420 domain-containing protein produces the protein MDFYDLIVGMEQSGISPRPVVGAIIVVSGLAVSFLLWLLYVHHASSDFAGRWMFLPALNALLNGLCAIALCVGLYFIKHHNREAHRTSMLLAFAFSSVFLISYIVNHALHGDTIFPGHGPVRTLYLSILASHVILSIVALPMVLTTFFFSLTGRFAMHRRIARFTFPIWLYVSITGVVVFLFLRAYAY, from the coding sequence ATGGATTTTTATGATTTAATTGTCGGCATGGAACAGAGTGGAATCAGTCCGCGCCCGGTGGTTGGAGCCATCATCGTGGTGAGCGGCCTCGCTGTGTCATTCCTGCTGTGGCTGCTGTACGTACATCATGCTTCGTCTGATTTCGCCGGACGCTGGATGTTTTTGCCGGCCCTCAACGCGCTTCTCAACGGATTATGCGCGATTGCGCTGTGCGTGGGATTGTATTTCATCAAACATCACAACCGGGAAGCGCATCGCACGAGCATGCTGCTGGCCTTCGCATTCTCATCCGTTTTTCTCATCAGCTACATCGTGAACCACGCACTGCACGGCGACACGATTTTCCCCGGCCACGGCCCGGTGCGCACGCTCTACCTTTCCATTTTAGCCAGCCACGTAATCCTTTCCATTGTCGCGCTGCCGATGGTGCTCACAACTTTCTTTTTCTCGCTGACGGGCCGTTTCGCGATGCACCGCCGGATCGCCCGCTTTACGTTCCCCATCTGGCTCTACGTTTCGATTACCGGTGTAGTGGTTTTCCTGTTCCTCAGGGCGTACGCCTACTAG